A genome region from Cetobacterium ceti includes the following:
- a CDS encoding amino acid permease, translating to MEKKYLSVSSLVMIIFIGVFGFGNVANNFKETGLSSATMIMIGSLLYFLPLCLIMAEFGAYAKDRTGGIYSWIEIGLGKNMAYFAIWSYFIANIFYLPTLATRVPTYLSFAIYGKANVSDTQTALFASVALIFSLIIGVKFEKKLNSMSHPVGILSLFTVFIFLIAGIYLYITGNASTPLEVNSFNIDFSTKEALSNAIGKFSWILFAFGGAEIVGPYVNKVKNPEKNFLKGLLISSLLIGALYILSIISIAAFGTQEEFSKISLVNAVIAGYQFMGNKIGLGIWFVKLMGIAYSLITLIALTLWSASLASVVFSEAPEGTFPNWMTKKNKNGILQNALIFQTILSFAFIMLTTFGGSKAGELYYKIYDMSTMAFLVPYFCLGASYIAFRYKRLHSPFQIAKNDFIASIAGILVSLMTIFAFIFAGYNFTIPLHEQMATIKLYYGGLGIFLFLGFLVKIIKFNNKKTVENSPYSS from the coding sequence ATGGAAAAAAAATATTTATCAGTATCATCCCTTGTGATGATAATTTTTATTGGAGTTTTTGGATTTGGAAATGTTGCTAATAACTTCAAAGAGACAGGACTTTCTTCAGCTACAATGATTATGATTGGTTCTTTGCTTTACTTTTTACCACTATGTCTAATTATGGCTGAATTTGGTGCCTATGCAAAAGATCGAACAGGAGGAATTTATTCTTGGATTGAAATTGGACTTGGAAAAAATATGGCATATTTTGCTATTTGGTCATATTTCATTGCTAATATTTTTTATTTACCGACTTTAGCAACAAGAGTTCCAACTTATTTGTCATTTGCAATTTATGGAAAAGCTAATGTTTCTGATACACAAACTGCTTTATTTGCATCAGTTGCACTTATTTTTTCTTTGATTATTGGAGTAAAATTTGAAAAAAAATTAAATTCTATGTCACATCCTGTAGGAATTTTATCGCTATTTACAGTTTTTATTTTCTTAATTGCAGGAATTTATTTATATATAACCGGGAATGCTTCAACACCCCTAGAAGTAAATTCATTTAATATTGATTTTTCTACAAAAGAAGCTCTATCAAATGCTATTGGAAAATTTTCATGGATATTATTTGCTTTTGGTGGAGCAGAAATTGTAGGTCCCTATGTTAATAAAGTTAAAAATCCTGAAAAAAACTTTTTAAAAGGTTTGCTTATTTCTTCTTTATTAATAGGTGCTTTATATATTTTAAGTATTATCTCTATTGCTGCATTTGGGACTCAAGAAGAATTTTCTAAAATTTCTTTAGTTAATGCAGTTATTGCTGGTTATCAATTTATGGGAAATAAAATTGGTTTAGGAATTTGGTTTGTTAAATTAATGGGAATAGCTTATTCTTTAATAACCCTTATAGCTTTAACTCTTTGGTCTGCATCTTTAGCTTCTGTTGTTTTTAGTGAAGCTCCTGAAGGAACTTTTCCAAATTGGATGACTAAGAAAAATAAAAATGGGATTTTACAAAATGCTTTAATATTTCAAACTATTTTATCTTTTGCTTTTATCATGCTAACAACTTTTGGAGGAAGTAAAGCTGGTGAGCTATATTATAAAATATATGATATGTCCACTATGGCATTTTTAGTGCCTTATTTCTGTTTAGGAGCAAGTTATATTGCTTTTAGGTATAAAAGACTACACTCACCTTTCCAAATCGCTAAAAATGATTTTATAGCTTCTATAGCAGGGATTCTTGTATCTTTAATGACTATTTTTGCTTTTATTTTTGCTGGATATAATTTTACTATTCCTTTACATGAACAAATGGCGACTATTAAATTATATTATGGTGGTTTAGGCATTTTCTTATTTTTAGGATTCTTGGTTAAAATCATTAAATTTAATAATAAAAAAACTGTAGAGAATTCACCCTACAGTTCTTAA
- a CDS encoding [FeFe] hydrogenase, group A, translated as MNKKQIILRSSLGSVFSAFDNPELIELSEEDSRIVAISGRINNPGIYEIPEGTTLREAIELAGGIMNKKDFKAAQFGIPFGGFFTKEQLDAPINFNDFHKGQTRNLVILSEDDCIVQFSKFYIEFLLGKIAKGEYREYLPAKYEIDRINRILDRISKGKATMRDVYLLRYLSDIVKSIVKQDHNLILEVIDNFYHEIEEHIEEHRCYTGECPQLVKFRITSKCIGCTACARACPVHCISGKVKEKHEIDISKCTHCGQCVAACPVGAINEGDNTLKFLRDLATPNKIVVTQMAPAVRVALGEAFGFEAGTNIEKKINEALRMLGVDYVFDTAWAADLTIMEEATEFQERLEKYFKGDDNVKLPILTSCCPSWVKFIEQSYPDMLDVPSSVKSPMSIFSTVVKDIWAKEKGYARNQITAVAIMPCLAKKYEAARDEFSRGDNYDTDYVITTRELIKILKETEIDVANLEGEEFDNPLGEYSGAGIIFGRTGGVIEAATRTAVEMLTGNRVDQIEFDVLRGWDGFRSAEVQVTEDVTLKIGIAHGLEEAAKMLDKIRAGEEFYHAIEIMACKGGCIGGGGQPKAMKKKEVLEKRAEGLNNIDRSLEIRRSHENPQVLAIYEKYLDYPMSRKAHELLHTKYFPKIKG; from the coding sequence ATAGTAGCTATTTCTGGAAGAATTAATAATCCAGGAATCTATGAAATTCCTGAAGGAACTACATTGAGAGAAGCTATTGAATTGGCTGGTGGAATCATGAATAAAAAAGATTTCAAAGCTGCTCAATTTGGGATACCTTTTGGTGGATTTTTTACAAAAGAACAATTGGATGCGCCAATAAACTTTAATGATTTTCATAAAGGACAAACAAGAAATTTGGTAATATTATCTGAAGATGATTGTATAGTTCAATTTTCAAAATTTTATATAGAATTTTTATTAGGGAAAATAGCGAAAGGCGAATATAGAGAATATTTACCAGCTAAATATGAAATAGATAGAATAAATAGAATATTAGATAGAATTTCTAAGGGAAAAGCTACAATGAGAGATGTATATTTACTTAGATATCTATCTGATATAGTTAAATCTATTGTTAAACAAGATCATAATTTAATATTAGAAGTTATTGATAATTTTTATCATGAAATAGAAGAGCATATAGAAGAGCATAGATGTTATACAGGTGAATGTCCACAACTTGTTAAATTTAGAATTACAAGTAAATGTATAGGATGTACAGCTTGTGCAAGAGCATGTCCAGTGCACTGTATTTCAGGAAAAGTTAAAGAAAAACATGAGATAGATATATCTAAATGTACTCACTGTGGACAGTGTGTTGCAGCATGTCCAGTAGGAGCTATAAATGAAGGGGACAATACTCTAAAGTTCTTAAGAGATTTAGCTACACCTAATAAAATAGTTGTAACTCAAATGGCCCCAGCAGTTAGAGTAGCTTTAGGTGAAGCATTTGGCTTTGAAGCAGGAACAAATATTGAAAAGAAAATAAATGAAGCTTTAAGAATGTTAGGTGTTGATTATGTTTTTGATACAGCATGGGCTGCAGATCTGACAATTATGGAAGAGGCAACAGAATTTCAAGAAAGATTAGAGAAATATTTTAAAGGTGATGATAATGTTAAATTACCTATATTAACATCATGTTGCCCATCATGGGTTAAATTTATTGAACAGAGTTATCCTGATATGTTAGACGTACCTTCAAGTGTAAAATCTCCAATGTCAATTTTTTCAACAGTTGTAAAAGATATTTGGGCAAAAGAAAAAGGATATGCTAGAAATCAGATTACAGCAGTTGCAATTATGCCTTGTTTAGCAAAAAAATATGAAGCTGCAAGAGATGAATTCTCAAGAGGAGATAATTATGACACAGATTACGTTATTACAACTAGAGAATTAATAAAAATCTTAAAAGAAACAGAAATAGATGTTGCTAATTTAGAAGGAGAAGAATTTGATAATCCTTTAGGAGAATATTCTGGAGCTGGAATTATATTTGGTAGAACAGGTGGAGTTATTGAGGCTGCAACAAGAACAGCTGTGGAAATGTTAACTGGAAATAGAGTTGATCAAATAGAGTTTGATGTTTTAAGAGGATGGGATGGATTTAGATCAGCAGAGGTACAAGTAACGGAGGATGTAACCTTAAAAATTGGAATAGCCCATGGGTTAGAAGAAGCTGCAAAAATGTTAGACAAAATAAGAGCAGGAGAAGAATTTTATCACGCTATAGAAATTATGGCATGTAAAGGTGGTTGCATTGGTGGAGGTGGACAACCTAAAGCAATGAAGAAAAAAGAAGTTCTTGAAAAAAGAGCAGAAGGGTTAAATAATATTGATAGAAGTTTAGAGATTAGAAGATCTCATGAAAATCCACAAGTACTAGCAATTTATGAAAAATATTTAGATTATCCTATGAGTAGAAAAGCTCATGAATTATTACATACTAAATATTTTCCAAAAATTAAAGGATAA
- a CDS encoding ribonucleotide-diphosphate reductase subunit beta produces the protein MDKKKLFNPSGKDTLENRKILGGNSTNIFNLNNVKYQWANNLYRNMMSNFWIPEKIDLTSDKNDFYNLSKEEQNAYEGILSFLIFLDSIQTNNLSNISEYITAPEINLVLAIQTFQEAVHSQSYQYIIESIITKESRNNIYDRWRDDKILFERNSYIAKIYQSFIDNPSKETFIKVIIADYLLEGLYFYNGFNYFYLLALKGKMMGTSDIIKLINRDELTHVVLFQQLIKNIFEENPELLNEQIIYQMFDEAVKQEIIWTNHIIGNNISGITYKTTEEYTKFLANKRLMNIGLKPLYPNSNKNPYINLEIFSDTEGAGNVKANFFEGTVTSYNMSSSIEGWDEF, from the coding sequence GTGGATAAAAAGAAATTATTTAATCCTTCTGGAAAAGATACTTTAGAAAATAGAAAAATTTTAGGTGGGAATTCTACAAATATATTTAATTTAAATAATGTTAAATATCAATGGGCTAATAATCTCTATAGAAATATGATGTCTAACTTTTGGATTCCTGAAAAAATAGATTTAACAAGCGACAAAAATGATTTCTATAATTTATCTAAAGAAGAGCAAAATGCTTATGAAGGTATTTTATCTTTTTTAATTTTTTTAGATAGTATACAAACAAATAATCTTTCAAATATATCTGAGTACATAACTGCCCCTGAAATCAATCTTGTTTTAGCTATACAAACATTTCAAGAGGCAGTTCATTCTCAATCTTATCAATATATTATCGAATCAATTATTACAAAAGAATCTCGAAACAATATATATGATCGTTGGAGAGATGATAAAATATTATTTGAAAGAAATAGTTATATAGCTAAAATTTATCAATCTTTTATCGATAATCCCTCTAAAGAAACATTTATTAAAGTTATTATTGCAGATTATCTTTTAGAAGGTTTATACTTTTATAATGGATTTAACTATTTTTATCTTTTAGCTTTAAAAGGGAAAATGATGGGTACTTCTGATATTATAAAACTTATCAATCGAGATGAATTAACCCATGTTGTTTTATTTCAACAATTAATTAAAAATATTTTTGAGGAAAATCCTGAATTATTAAATGAACAAATAATTTATCAAATGTTTGATGAAGCTGTTAAACAAGAAATTATTTGGACTAATCATATTATTGGAAATAATATATCAGGCATAACTTATAAAACTACTGAAGAATATACAAAGTTTTTAGCCAATAAACGTCTTATGAATATTGGATTAAAACCTTTATATCCTAATTCCAATAAAAATCCATATATTAATTTAGAAATATTTTCTGATACTGAAGGGGCTGGAAATGTTAAAGCCAATTTCTTCGAAGGTACTGTTACTAGTTATAATATGAGCTCATCTATCGAAGGTTGGGATGAATTTTAA